GCGCTCGGCTTGTAAAAGTACTCTTCGAGGAAGTGATCGAGGAGGTTGGCGAGCGCGGGCGGGACGGTGTGGTTGTATTCGCCCGACACGATCACGTACGCGTCCGCCGCCTTCACGCGCTCGGCCAGCCGCTCGAGCGACTCCGGTGCGCCTCCCGGCGGATATTCCTTGTACATCTTGTCGAGGAGCGGCAGCCGGCACTCGATCGGATCGACGAGGAAGACATCGTGCCCGCGTTCTCGG
The nucleotide sequence above comes from Pseudomonadota bacterium. Encoded proteins:
- a CDS encoding NAD(P)H-dependent oxidoreductase; protein product: MKLNLLVLYGSVRSTRQGIKAARFITNKCRERGHDVFLVDPIECRLPLLDKMYKEYPPGGAPESLERLAERVKAADAYVIVSGEYNHTVPPALANLLDHFLEEYFYKPSA